The DNA region GATCAATTCGGAGGTGGCCAACTACCTGGGCTACCTCGACACGGCTTTGAGCCAGTCCGATTACCTGTTGGGCGATGAGTTCAGCGCCGCCGACATCCAGATGAGTTTTATCGGCGAGATCGCCAGAGCCCAAGGCAAGCTCGGTGACTATCCTCATATAGCGGCCTGGATTGAACGCTTTCAGGCTCGTCCGGCCTATCAAGCCGCACTGAAAAAAGGTGGGAAATACGATTTCGCCCCCCACTGAGTGATCATGCCGGGGCCAGGGATGGCCTGCACCTCAGGAGCTATCAACATGCCCTTGATCGAACTGCACACCGCCCAGCGCGACGAACTGGAAACGATTGAAAACCTGATGCAGTTCTACATGTATGAATTCAGCGAGTGGCTGCCGCTTAAGCTCGGTGAGCACGGTTTCTTCAACGCCCAGCCCAAACCGGGTTACTGGCGCAACCCCGCAACCCGGCCGTTTCTGATCAAGGTCGACGGAGAATTGGCCGGCTTCGTGACTGTGGATGACGAAACCCATCTGCACGGCGCCGAGTACAACATCGGCTACTTCTTTGTCAGTCGACGCTTTCGCGGCCAAGGCGTCGCGAAGTTTGTCGTTTCCACCCTCTTGAGCCGGTTCCCCGGTCAATGGCAAATTTTCCACCTCGACGTGAATCAGCCTGCGCAGCGGTTCTGGGCCCGGGTCCTGGCTGATCTCACCCATGGCGAGTTCACCCTGCATCAGCTGCCGGTAGACGGTTATCCCTGCACCGTTTACCGATTCCAAACATCGCTGCCATCGTCCTGACTGGCGCTTTCCCATTCCGATTTTTAATTCCAAACGACTTTGTCCGACAATATGTAGTGACCAAAAATAATCACTACAAAACCGTTGACGCCTCCGATTTGCCCTTGCATGATGCAGACGTCTCCCCGATCGGGAGAACAGGCAACACGTTTGAGCAAGCTCGTCTGACCGCCGAGCTGTTTTTCCCGGATACACGCTGCCCACAAGGCAGATTGAAGAAGCTGACCTGGCCTGAACGTCCAGTACAAGGACGAGAAGCGCTGGCGATCAATCCTCATGAAGCTTGTGACCGACCCTGAAAATGTCGGCAGTGGCCAGAAGGTTTTCGCCGCTTCTCCTCGTTGTGACGCTATTGCGTAGCAGTTATTCAACACGACTACATGCAACAGACGCGGGACCCCGTCATTTTGGCGGCCGACCGCTGACGTCCTGGTTTCGGTGCCAGGGATCAACTAACCGATGGGCTACCTGTATTAGCGAATCAACTTTGAAAGATCACAAAATGGTCAAGGGGCTTACTATGAATCTGAACAATCAACCCACTATCGATGAACTGGCTCATCTGTTCGCTGCGCAAAAAGACAGCCATGACAGCCATATTCTGTGGATCAGCAAGTCGGGTCAGGTGCAAATCGACTGCCTGTCGCCTCACGCCCATGAAGCGGAGTTCGACAAGAACAACCAGAACCTGCTCGCCCGACTGAAGATGTACCGTCGCGGCCAAGGCTATGTCGGCAAGAAAGCCGCGGCTGACAAGGACTTCATCGGTAATGTTCTGCAAACGCTGAAACAGGCATGGGCCTCGATGCAGAACCAGAACGACGTTCGGGTGATTGACCGGTTCTCCTGATACCTCCACACCCCATCCATAAAAAGGCCCCGCTCGTCACATCGAGCGGGGCCTTTTTGTTTGTCTCGTGCGCACCAAACAACGCTATCGTTAACCGTGTGCACTGGATCATTGGAGGATTGTGATGAACATACAACTGACAGGCTTGCTGTTGCTCGTAATGGCCAGTGCTGCCCATGCAAACAGCATCATCGGCGTTCCGTTGTTCGATGCGGACTGCCCCGGCAAAATCATCGTCCACGCGGATCAGGACGGGCCGGTATTGATCAACGGCAAGGAAGCCGAGACCAAAGCCATTGACGATCGCCGATTCGAAGCCAAGGGTTCGGGCGTCGTCATCTCGATCCTCCTCTCCGATGACGACTCGGTCACGGTGTCTTCCACGGGCAAAGCGCCTAATGGTGTGTGCCAATTAATAGAAGATTGACGTCGTCGACTCACCTGCAGCCGCACCCAACACCAGCTCCATAAAAGCCACCGACGCAGCGCTGTGATAGTTGTTTTTGCGTCGAAGCAGCGCGGCCCCTCGTTTGGGCGACTCCCCCAACAACGGGATTTTACGCAACGCGCGGTCCTCGGTGGCAATGGGCTCAGGAAGGATGGTGGCGATGGCCGTGTGCCGAATGACTTCCAGCAAGGTGCTCACCGAGTTGACCTCGATTACCACCTTCGGCGTGATCTGCTCCTGGGCAAAATACTCATCGATGCGGGTGCGGGTAACGAAGTCGGGGGCCAGCAGCGCAAATTCCAGCTGCGCAACCTCTTGCGCGGACAACCCGACCTGGCTTTCGTATAACGGGTGATCGCGTCCCACCATGACACCCAAGGTCTCGGTAAACGCCGGGATCGACTCGATGTCGGCATTTCTGACCTGGGTAAAGGCGATGGCGATGTCCAGTGAGTCATCCACCAGACCGGCCTCGATGTCATCCATCGACAGCTCAAAAATCTGTAGATGGATGTTCGGATACCGCGCCACGTAATCGCGCACCAGCGGCCCCACCAGGTACGCCATGAACGTTGGCGTCATAGCCAGCCGCAAGGTGCCGCGGGACAAGTCCTTTACGTCATGCAGCGCACGTTTGCCTGCCTCCAGTTCCACCAGCACCCGACGAGCACATTCGATGTAGGCCTCGCCCGCATCGGTGGGTTTGACCGTGCGCGAGGTTCGGTCGAACAGGCTGACACCCAGGGTTTCTTCCAGTTGCCGGATCTGTTGGGACAGGGTCGGCTGCGAGACGTGAAGCGCCTCGGCGGCGCGGGTGAAACCGCCGTGGTCGGCGACCGCCAGCAAATAGCGCAAATGTCGGAGCAGCATGGGGAATCACCATCTATAGGCTGTGCTTATGCGCTGCATTGTATATCGGTCTTGGACGCTATGGATCGATCAGCAGAAGATTGCTCCACACCCAAGCAACATCACTCCCGACAGGAGAAACACCATGCAACAGTCCCACGCTTACAACGACCCAAGCCTGGCCCTGACCACATCGATCATCGATGCAAAAGCGCGTAAAAACCTGTCCTGGCAGGACCTGACCGACGGCACCGGCCTCGGTCTGGCCTACGTCACTGCCGCCCTGCTCGGTCAGCACCCGCTGCCGGAAAGCGCCGCCAAAGTGATTGGCGAGAAACTGGACCTGGACGCCGACACCGTGGCCCGCCTGCAGATCATCCCGTTGCGCGGCAGCCTCTCAGGTGTCCCGACCGACCCGACCATCTACCGCTTCTACGAAATGATCCAGATTTACGGCACCACCTTGAAAGCCCTGGTTCATGAACAATTCGGCGACGGCATCATCAGTGCGATCAACTTCAAGCTCGACATGAAGAAAGTCGAAGACCCGGAAGGCGGCTCCCGCGCGGTGATCACCCTCGACGGCAAGTTCCTGCCACTGCGTCCTTTCTAAGTGGATGCCGGCCCTGCGAGGACTTCGGTAGAGCGCGACCCCGGCTCGGACGCAGCCTCGCGGGCTCGGCAGCTGCTACAAAATAATCATTCGTCTCACGCATGAGGACATCACCATGAAAGCGCTCATCGAAGGTTTTTTGAAGTTCCAGAAAGACGCCTTTCCGCAACGGACCGACCTGTTCAAGCACCTGGCCACTACCCAGCATCCGGGCACGCTGTTCATCACCTGCTCCGACAGCCGTGTCGTGCCGGAGCTGCTGACCCAACAAGAACCCGGTGAACTGTTTGTGATCCGCAATGCCGGCAACATCGTGCCCTCCTACAGCCCCCACCCCGGCGGTGTGTCGGCCACGGTCGAATATGCGGTCGCAGTGCTCGGCGTCACCGATATTGTGATCTGCGGGCACTCGGACTGCGGCGCCATGACCGCCGTCGCCAAGTGCACATGCATGGACCACCTGCCCGCCGTCAGCGGCTGGTTGCAGCACGCCGAGTCAGCGAAAGTCATTAACGAATCCCGCCCTCACGCTAATGAAGCGGCGAAGGTGAGTTCAATGGTTCGGGAGAATGTCATCGCGCAACTGGCCAATATTCAGACGCATCCGAGCGTGCGCCTGGCTCAGGAGAAAGGCCTGCTGAATTTGCATGGTTGGGTTTACGACATCGAGACTGGTTCGGTCGACGCCCTGGATGCCAACAACCACCGTTTTGTGGCGCTCGCCGAGTATCCGGACACCTGCGCCCTTCAAGCCCGATCCATAGAAGCAGCAGCCTGAAGTGTGTATCCACTGGCAGAGACGATCGACGCAGCGCTCCCGGCTCACGGGCGCGCTGCACTGACACGATCGA from Pseudomonas sp. ACM7 includes:
- a CDS encoding GNAT family N-acetyltransferase, which codes for MPLIELHTAQRDELETIENLMQFYMYEFSEWLPLKLGEHGFFNAQPKPGYWRNPATRPFLIKVDGELAGFVTVDDETHLHGAEYNIGYFFVSRRFRGQGVAKFVVSTLLSRFPGQWQIFHLDVNQPAQRFWARVLADLTHGEFTLHQLPVDGYPCTVYRFQTSLPSS
- the cynR gene encoding transcriptional regulator CynR, whose amino-acid sequence is MLLRHLRYLLAVADHGGFTRAAEALHVSQPTLSQQIRQLEETLGVSLFDRTSRTVKPTDAGEAYIECARRVLVELEAGKRALHDVKDLSRGTLRLAMTPTFMAYLVGPLVRDYVARYPNIHLQIFELSMDDIEAGLVDDSLDIAIAFTQVRNADIESIPAFTETLGVMVGRDHPLYESQVGLSAQEVAQLEFALLAPDFVTRTRIDEYFAQEQITPKVVIEVNSVSTLLEVIRHTAIATILPEPIATEDRALRKIPLLGESPKRGAALLRRKNNYHSAASVAFMELVLGAAAGESTTSIFY
- the cynS gene encoding cyanase: MQQSHAYNDPSLALTTSIIDAKARKNLSWQDLTDGTGLGLAYVTAALLGQHPLPESAAKVIGEKLDLDADTVARLQIIPLRGSLSGVPTDPTIYRFYEMIQIYGTTLKALVHEQFGDGIISAINFKLDMKKVEDPEGGSRAVITLDGKFLPLRPF
- a CDS encoding carbonic anhydrase — encoded protein: MKALIEGFLKFQKDAFPQRTDLFKHLATTQHPGTLFITCSDSRVVPELLTQQEPGELFVIRNAGNIVPSYSPHPGGVSATVEYAVAVLGVTDIVICGHSDCGAMTAVAKCTCMDHLPAVSGWLQHAESAKVINESRPHANEAAKVSSMVRENVIAQLANIQTHPSVRLAQEKGLLNLHGWVYDIETGSVDALDANNHRFVALAEYPDTCALQARSIEAAA